The region CAGGTTTGATGGTCAGCATCACCTCATCATCACACAGCACAGCAGATACCTGACACACAGGTTGGTTAATGCAAAGGTTAGTTATCGCTGCTATGATCTATGCTCCTGTCCAACAAAACTGGACTTGtcaagggaaaagaaaacacaatctgTAATGTGATATGAAGTGTGACTGAACAACAAACTCACAGGGTAAACTCCTCCAGAGAGAGCTTTGCCGAGGATCACCACATCTGGACGGACCTCCTCGTGGTCCACGGCCAGCCGCCGGCCGGTACGTGCCAGGCCTGTCTGCACCTCGTCAGCGATCCACAACACCTGGACaagacacagaggacacagagatTAGGGAGCTGTGTATATAGGAAATACTGCattcagacaagcactgaactccagagaaccTCCGCATATTCTCCAGGAAGTGTATGtgggaacacaaatgtccgactTGGAGCCTCTGGATTATCTGTAgactttctctccccctccccccggTGAAAGTCTGTAGTCAGTCGAATTCGATATGAGAACACAGCAAGTGctcccccgctggattcactgtgagagagaagggggggttTCAGTGTAGAAACTCCACCCGTCTTCCCAAGCACCTTGAGAGTCAATAGCACTCTCCTGTATTTGTTATTCAGTGCTCGGATGCCTGCGGGCAGTTTGGTGTGAACATCACATTCTTAGCCCAGGTTACAACACAAGCTTCATGCAGAATAATTTAGGTGGTCAGATAGAGAAGATAATGCTAAATGTACttgttaaagctgctttcagacatgcactgaagtctggacattttcctggaaTTTTACAGAGAGGCTGTCCGTGAGAatacaaatgtccaagtcagatgttctggacattttctaaagcttttcctgccagccctcaGGTAAAATGTCCGCAAGCGTGTGATATGTGGCcaaatacagtaaatacaagTGTCTTGACTTACGTTGTATTTGGTGCAAAGTTCTCTGACTTTGGTCAGGTAGCCCTGGTCGGGCACCACCACCCCGGCCTCGCCCTGGATGGGCTCCACCATGAAACCTGCCACATGTGGGTCTTGGAGGGCTttctggaaagaaaaaaaaaaaagaagggtcCGACATTTTTATCTATGTCCAAGATAACCCCTGTCAATAAGAACTTACTGTTTTAGTCAATCATTAGGCTCTTGTGTTTGCTAAGCAGCGGTTGAACATTGTAACACAGCAGTAACAACTTCAGTcatttgttatatttacattgacAAAGTGGATGTTAAGTGAGCTAGCTTTAGATATTACAATATCGTCTTTGAACTTAGGAGCACGATGATGTTGTCAGAATAAGATACACCTTCAATTACAAGGATGAGCAAAGTCTGACAACTTTCTTTCATTGCAATAACAAATTAATTTCAAAAGCATgtgatgtatttgtttttcctctagGATAGTCTTGTCCAGGggaaaagaaacactgaataatatataatttggCAGTAGATTGAGTTCCTGCAAGTTGCATTCGTCTGCCAGGCACATTACCACAGACTGTAAGTATGATGAAACTTTTGCTTCCTTCAACATCATGTAAAAGTGTGTATTCTGCAACTGGGACCAAAACATATACCTTTGTTCAAGTATTTTAAAGATCCTGAAGTCTCGTATAACAAGTCAAACCAGTCCAAAACttcaaaatattacatttacagtagagcctgtgtgtgtgtcaaaactACCTCCAGTGCAGGAATGTCATTGAATGGGACGAGCTCAAACCCTGGCATGAAGGGGCCGAACCCTTCGTAGCTGCTGGGGTCCGTGGAGCTGGAGATGGCCGCCATGGTGCGGCCCCAGAAATTCCCATCTATTCAACAAGTGTGAGGAAGACAGCAGGTCTGTCATATTGTTCTCAGAGTCAATCTTTATGCTAGGACTGCTGGGTAATCTCAGCTCATTGTTGTATTAATAAAATGTTAGCTTCGGTGCTGGCTGATTTGGCTGATTTAACGAATCAAGTTACAGATATGTTgaacaaatatttacataccTGCAAAAATGATTTTGGCCTTGTTCTTGGGAACGCCCTTTACATTGTATGCCCATTTGCGGGCGAGCTTACAGGCCGTCTCGCCACCTTCAACACCTAATTTggcacacaggaaaataaatgtcaaCATGAACGTGCAAATGAAACCTTACGAAGATGCTCCCAGGGCTTTTCCTCACCCGTATTCATGGGTAAAACTTTGTCGTAGCCAAACATGTTCGTGATGTACTCCTCGTAGGCTCCGAGCACGTCATTGTAGAAAGCTCTGGAGGTCAGGGTGAGTCTGGAGGCCTGGGCGTTGAGCGCAGCTACTATCTTTGGGTGGCAGTGTCCCTGGTTGACAGCGCTGTAAGCACTGAGGAAGTCATAAAAGCGGTTGCCCTCCACGTCCCACACGTTGACACCTGAAGTCAAGAAAAAGACACAAGCTCTTGAGACGTGTCTGTGATTTTGAGGAACACGACTGGAGATTATAGGTTAAAAACATCTGTTAGCATCTGTTGTTGAACTCACCCTCCCCTCGCTCTAAGGCCACAGGCAGGGGATGGTAGTTATGCGCTCCATGCTTGTCCTCGCGGGCGTAGATTTCTTCCGGGGTGAGCTGGCGTTCGGACTTCAGCTTGGAGGTGGCGGTGGAGGCGGGACGCGTACCGGAGTAGACGCTGTGGCGGAGAACAGGGGCAGCACGGCTCAGGCTGCGGCTGAGCTGAAGAATCATTCCCTTCATGATTGTATGGAGctatgacaaaaacaaaaagaatttaGTACAGTATTCAAAGTAAACAAGGACCATAACATAagctttttgatttttttttgtgtgtgtgttttttatccCCAATCAGAATTGATTTGCCTCTAACATCCTACTTTTTATCTCTGGTTTACTCGCTTCTCTCTTATCATCTTATCTTTATTActttatctttgttttattacCTTCTTTTGATGGTTAAATAGATTTACGATGCCATTTCCTCAGTTACTGTTAATATTGTTTGTGCTCTGTGGATTTTTTTCTTAACATAGTCATGTCCTCTAAATATCTTCCACAGCCTCAATAAACGCCTGTTTCCATAATCAGCTGCGATGCTGTTACCAAAGACTTTAGCGTAATCTACAAAATTCGGGCCCTGATAATCTGAAACAGCTAATTCCACAGAGCACATGGGGCTTTACAGGTCTGCTGAAGCACgcatcttttttccccccacattcAACAACAGACTTTTGCTTTGTCTGGGGCCAACAAAAGATTAAACCACAGCAGCGTGGCAGCTCCACTGTGGTGTTCCAGACTTTTCTATTTGGTCATAATCAGACGTTGTCCTTCACTATTACCAGCTAGTAAAGCTTGGTTTCTTGCTGCTGATCATTTACAGACTCTTTCGAAATGTTTCAACACTGACTCATATGGTTCTTCTTTTGTCGTGATGTCACTGGATTCTTTTGAAGTGACTCGTATTCCTGCTTTGGACTGAGGTGATGATGAAAATCCACTGTAAAACTGCACCAGATGACACATAAcctggaaaataaatgttagaATGGAAAAAGCATGGACATAAGATAACCTGGCACAGTGAATGAGTAAACAGAGGCGGAGAGTCAGGACCTGGAGAAGCAATGACATTGGACCTGTTTCTGATGTGATGTGATTGGTCGTCGGGGCTACACCCACACCCAACAGCACCACAGCCTGGAGCTAAATTAAGAATTAAGCACCGGCTCCTGTTTCCAGATGATAGTCAGCCTCATCCGCACATTACACTGTGGCATCAAGAGCCATGTGATAGTCAGAGACACGTGTTAGCTGCGGGACACACGTAGAAAGTGACCAAAGAGTGCAGAAGCTTTTGAGATCAACGCTAATCACACAGGAGGCTTCGCTTCATTGTGTGCGGCGCCGGGCTAGCGAGCTAAAGCTAACACTGTCCCCGTGCTGTAAATACAGTAGATACAGGATGTAACGGAGGAGACGGTACCAGAGAGGAGGTGAGCGGGGTGTCCCTGAAGGTGAGGCTTCCTCCTGGATGGCGTCTGGGTCCGGTCCGCGGGTGAAGCTGCAGGTTCCGGTGCAGGATGCGTGAGTGTGGATGTGGGTTTGAGCAGCAACGTCACCGAGGAGCAGTTCATGTGTCACCGTCACAGCCCCGCCCCCCCCAGACCCACCTCCCTCACACAACACGCCCCTATGGTGCAACTCCGTCCACAGATTGCGTGTCACTAAGGTAATTATTCTTTTCAGACAGAATTATTTAATGTGatataatcaatcaattaaagtAGATTCCCCCCGAAACACGATCGTCAATCACAAataagtttgttttcatttttcatttctgtatttCCACATGTATTCAAAAGTCTGATTgatatatttctacatttatttacttctgcatttatggttttatttatttatacattcatgtgttcattcatttatttataatgataTTTCAACATGTATTTCTGTAATCCTACATgtgtttgtctatttatttatatattttatgtattatCTTATCTCTGTATCACCACATTTCTTGATTTATTTCTTGATTTATTTCttgatatatataaatgtctATATCTATTAattaatgtatgtatttatttatttgtatatttctaCATGTagttatttctgtatttctactttaaagtcatttatttatctatactTATGTCATCGTTTCTTTTTGTCCTTCACAGGCCAGGTTTCAGCCACACTTTACTATCCTGCTGGTGTGCCATACATAACTTTATCAATATTCCAATCCACATCACACCACTCTTCAGATTTTATATTGTCTCTTTCAGGAGTCCAAACCTCACAAACTATttaatttaagacatttaaaaaagagaaagccCTCACATTTCAGAAGGTGAAATTGATGTCTTGGTATTGATGTATGAAAAAAATGACCTGGTGACAATTGAATCAGTTGTAATTGACAAAATCAAATGTTCTGTATGTTGAATCTGATGTGTGAAGTTCCTCTGTGggtataaaatgtaaaacatatgtTGAAGTGGGTCACTCTCCATGTGACTGAGTGGGTTGACAGCACTGCCTCCCTCGGATCTGGCACATGCGCATTGATGCCCGCTCTTCGTCATGGCTGACAGGGACTGGCCGGGCTGTGCGAGGGCTCTGAAAGCTGTGGTGCTGGACTTGTGCGGGGTCCTGTACGAAAGCGGGGAGGGGGACACCGTCGCCATCCCGGGCTCCGTTGAAGCTGTGAACAGgtgagagcacaaacacacagcctgCGGAGCAAAGTGCAGCCATGCGTTCAGAGTTTTCACTCCGCTGGTAACTCGTGGAGATGACCGGAGGTCTTTGCAGTGCTCCTGAAGCTTCTGCACGGATACATGATAGCAGTTAACAGAGGGTCTC is a window of Paralichthys olivaceus isolate ysfri-2021 chromosome 21, ASM2471397v2, whole genome shotgun sequence DNA encoding:
- the oat gene encoding ornithine aminotransferase, mitochondrial, which produces MKGMILQLSRSLSRAAPVLRHSVYSGTRPASTATSKLKSERQLTPEEIYAREDKHGAHNYHPLPVALERGEGVNVWDVEGNRFYDFLSAYSAVNQGHCHPKIVAALNAQASRLTLTSRAFYNDVLGAYEEYITNMFGYDKVLPMNTGVEGGETACKLARKWAYNVKGVPKNKAKIIFADGNFWGRTMAAISSSTDPSSYEGFGPFMPGFELVPFNDIPALEKALQDPHVAGFMVEPIQGEAGVVVPDQGYLTKVRELCTKYNVLWIADEVQTGLARTGRRLAVDHEEVRPDVVILGKALSGGVYPVSAVLCDDEVMLTIKPGEHGSTYGGNPVACQVAIAALEVMEEEKLAENAQKMGELLRSELRKLPKDIVTTVRGRGLLNAIVIRETKDYDAWKVCLRLRDNGLLAKPTHGDIIRFAPPLVIKEHELYECVDIIQRTIMSF